GGAGGCGGGGGCGGCGTGGGCTTCGGGCTCGGCGCAGGACTCGGCGGGGGAGTCGGGCTGGGCGTCGGCTTCGGCGTGGGCTTCGGCTCGGGGGCCGGCGCGAGCGCGGGCGGGGCCGGAGGCTTCGGCTCAGGAGGAGGTTCGGGGCTCGGGACGACCGGCGCCACCACCGGGGGTTTGGCCACCGGCTTCGGTTCCGGCTTCGGCTGGTCGTCCCCGACCAGGGCCCACACCAGCCCGGCAGCAGCCGCCACGGCCACCGCCGCGGCGATCCCGGCCTTCGCCGGCGCACCGAGGCCCTCGGAAGCCGCCGCGCCACCGGCCGATGCCCCGGACGAGCCGCCGCCCGTGGCCGCCGCGGCGGCACCGGCACCGGTCGCACCGGCCACGCCTCCCGCGACGATGCCCGCAGCCTTGAGCGAATAGCCGGCGGCGAACCAACCGATGACCGCGACGGGCAGCAGGGCCGGAATCCCGGCGTTGACATGGGTCAGCTCGCCTGCGGCGATCCGGCACTTCGCGCACTCGTCCAGGTGCTTGCGCAGTCCGCGTTCCGCACGCATACGGAGGCCGCCCCGGGCGTACGCACCGAGTCGGTCGGCGTACTGGGCGCAGTCGCCGCCCGTCGTCAGGGCCTGGCTCACATGCGCCTGCAGGTACGCCTGCTTGAGCCCTTCGCGGGCCCTGCTCGCCAGTACGGCCGTGGCGTTGGCGGTCAGCCCGAACAGCGGGGCGATCTCGCTCGGCGACTCCTCCTCCACCGTGGTGTGCCAGAGCACCGCCTGCCAGCGCTCGGGCAGACTGCGGAACGCCTGCATGGCCATCGACTGCTCGGCCTCGTGCATCGCCAGCACATCGGCGCCGAGTTCGAGGGTGTCGTCGTCCGAGAGCTCGGAGGTACGCGTCGACTGGGCGGCGAAGACCGCGAAGTCGTCGACCAGTTGCTCCCGCTTGGCGCTCTTCGTCCAGGCGGCGCCCACATGCCGTACGGCGGTCATGAGGTAGGCCCGGACGGCTTCCTCGGGTCCCTTGCCGCCGCGTACCGCCTGCAGCGTGCGCGCGAACACCTCGGCCGTCAGATCGTCGGCCGTGTGCGCGTCGCGGCAGCAGCTGCGCGCATAACGGCGCACGGCACCCGAGTGGCGCCGGAACAGCTCGTCGTACGCCTGGTCGTCACCGGTCCGCATGGCCTGGATCAGCTGGGCGTCGGACACCACGTCGTCCGTGGCGGCACTGCCGCCCTCGCGCTGTGGCGGCACCGCGTACGCGGAAGCGTCCTCGTCCGGACCGTCCGCCGATGGGGCGCCGTCCGGGGAGTCGTCGACGGGAGCAGGCCAGGGGCCGGGCAGGACGGTGCCGCCTTCGGCGTCACCGGCCGAACGCCCCGGTCCGGCCTGACTCGGCACCTGTCCGCCGGTCTCCGTGCCCCCACCCACGGCAGCGACGCCGTCGAGTGGTACTTCCTGCTGCCCGTCACCGCTCATCGCGGAAGCCCCCGTATGCGCCTTCGGACCCGAACCGGGCAAGAGTGCCACAGAGTGCAATCGCCACGGACTGTTGGCCCCGGCAACCACTCATCCGAGGTGGTTTTCCCGCATGCGGGCACGAGAGATCACCCGTCCGGGGAGGATGCAACCCTCCCCCCGCGTCGCACAGTTGACGAACACGACCGTACCGGTGTCCGCCCGTCGAGGGGCGGACACCGGACACATCAGACGGTCCGGGACCGCAGCCCCTCCAGCAGGATGTCGAGCAGCCGTGCCGATGCCGCGGCCTGCTGCGCCGCATCGGGCAGTGCGGGCGCCGCCGTGGCGATGACCAGCAGCACATCGGCCACGGTCACATCCCCGCGAAGCTCTCCCGACTCCCGCGCCCGGTCGACGAGCCGGCCCACGACCTCCAGCAACTCGGCCGCACCCGCGTCCTCGTCGTCGAGAGCCTCCTCGACGGCGGGGCGCTGGGAGACCACCCGGAGATCGGGCTGGCCCACGCCCTGCCGCTGCTGCGGAACGCGCGTCGCCTCAAGGACGCCTTCCGGCGCCGGGTCGGCAACGGCACCCGTGCCCGGCTCCCGCACCGACACGGTCGTCTCGTCCCCCTCGACACCGACCCGCAGCACCTGCGGCGGCAGCAGCCGGCCCGCACCCGACGCCACGGACGTCCGCAGGAAACAGGAGAGGGCCGACCACGGCTCCTCCTCCTGTCCGAGCGCCGCCCGCGCCTGGTCGGTCAGCCGGGAGGTCTCCTCCTCGGCTATCCGCCGGACCAGCACGTCCTTGCTCGGGAACCGTCGGTACACCGTGCCGACACCGACTCTGGCGCGACGCGCCACGTCCTCCATCGGAGCCCCGTACCCCAGCTCGCCGAACACCTCACGCGCGGCCCGCAGTACATGTTCCAGATTGCGCTGTGCGTCCACGCGGAGCGGTGCCTGACGGGCGCCGGTCCCAGCCGCCCCTGCGGTCGCGACCGCTCCCACCGCGCTCAGCCGTCCATGGCCCTCGGACGAGGACGAGACAGCAGCCTGCCAATGCGAATCCTGAATGTGCATGACTTCCCCCGGTTATGACGTCTCCCCCCGGAGAC
The Streptomyces sp. NBC_00234 DNA segment above includes these coding regions:
- a CDS encoding sigma-70 family RNA polymerase sigma factor → MSGDGQQEVPLDGVAAVGGGTETGGQVPSQAGPGRSAGDAEGGTVLPGPWPAPVDDSPDGAPSADGPDEDASAYAVPPQREGGSAATDDVVSDAQLIQAMRTGDDQAYDELFRRHSGAVRRYARSCCRDAHTADDLTAEVFARTLQAVRGGKGPEEAVRAYLMTAVRHVGAAWTKSAKREQLVDDFAVFAAQSTRTSELSDDDTLELGADVLAMHEAEQSMAMQAFRSLPERWQAVLWHTTVEEESPSEIAPLFGLTANATAVLASRAREGLKQAYLQAHVSQALTTGGDCAQYADRLGAYARGGLRMRAERGLRKHLDECAKCRIAAGELTHVNAGIPALLPVAVIGWFAAGYSLKAAGIVAGGVAGATGAGAAAAATGGGSSGASAGGAAASEGLGAPAKAGIAAAVAVAAAAGLVWALVGDDQPKPEPKPVAKPPVVAPVVPSPEPPPEPKPPAPPALAPAPEPKPTPKPTPSPTPPPSPAPSPKPTPPPPPPAPEPTPKPPTPTPPPPPAPAPEVYQVSELRYSAFGDHTEPEVVIGQSSWVWQRSGLSIGATQYAHGVTVHANSSVIIQLNRQCTRYEAMVGVDDLTMGLGAVRFSVFDGAGARLWQSPVMRGGDPAVPVGVGIAGQERIRLVVEAAEPFGAVALADWAESRISCA
- a CDS encoding TetR/AcrR family transcriptional regulator; amino-acid sequence: MHIQDSHWQAAVSSSSEGHGRLSAVGAVATAGAAGTGARQAPLRVDAQRNLEHVLRAAREVFGELGYGAPMEDVARRARVGVGTVYRRFPSKDVLVRRIAEEETSRLTDQARAALGQEEEPWSALSCFLRTSVASGAGRLLPPQVLRVGVEGDETTVSVREPGTGAVADPAPEGVLEATRVPQQRQGVGQPDLRVVSQRPAVEEALDDEDAGAAELLEVVGRLVDRARESGELRGDVTVADVLLVIATAAPALPDAAQQAAASARLLDILLEGLRSRTV